The genomic segment AGGACTAGAGAAGCAGAACGGAAGGAAGCATACTGATATGGATACTTTGCAAATGGAAAAAGGTTGTTGGAGATGTTACCCAATGGAACATCCGTCTAAAGTTCAGACCACAAggatacaaaataaaaaaccaaTATTCTAAAATATGTACGAGGAAACATTTGACAAAACATGTTCATTTCAGTCAAGCAATTAATGACAGAGAAACCAGAGGTTTTCGACATACATTGAATTGCAGTTCAGGAGATCAAGTTCTATTAAGCTTTTTGTGTGCACCTAGCTATGTGTGGAAGTGCACCTAAAAATAATATGGGGAAGGAAGGGTGggaaaagaagaaataaaagagaTGTGTTAGAGTTTGGGAACTGCTTAAAATAATTTGGATTAACAGAAACAACAAAGATCAAACATCAATCTAAAGTGTATTATATAAACTTAAGACTTGTATCCAATACCTTCCTGAAGAGTTTGAATTTATCGCAACACCATAAGTTGAAGAATGACGAGATAGGAGTGTATACTCTCTAGCAATTAGATCTTGGCTAAATATAATACCAAGATTCTCACTCTGGGCCTTTCTCAAAGCATCACCAACATTCCCATCCCTTGAAAAGGTGGCATCAATTAAGGGTATTGGACTTGGCAGCATCAGCATTAGAGTAGAACTATCAGGATCATCAATATGACGAGTAGAAGATTTGAATCCTTGGCTATCGTTGGCAATGGATTAGCCCACGACCGTGTTCTGACCACTGTTATGCCCAAAAGATTCTACATTGTGAACGGCATGTCCTGCTTGGCAATCACTTTCGGCTAATTCCACCTTGTGGATTGCTATCTTTTCTTCTCTTGAATTATCAGCAGACTCTATCAAATCAGCTATATACAGTGGATTTTCCGATACTGTCTCATCCGTGGAGCATGAAGATGTAGCCACCAGCACTGCATAAATACAATTATATCAGTAAATTAATTTTCTCCATCTCACGAACATCCAAGTTGCTCATTcaaaattctgaaaatcatGTGCTTCTTCAATTTATTCCAACACTTTGCCTCACATAAAAAATCAGACAAGGATGCTTGACAGTGTTGTCCCACGTAAAAAAAATCAGGACAAGGATGCTTGACCCAAAACCAAAAAACGAGGCTCTTACTGATAGACGCATTGATAAATCCTCGTTAGGTTTGTTAATCTACATTAGCTTATTTAGAAGAGAGGTTTAAGTCCTGATCTTGGCAAAAGAAAGACCAGGCAAATTAAAAAGCCTTGCACACTTTCTAAAGGTGTATCATATCACCAAGTTACAGTTCCTTGGTGAACTCAAGAGCAGCTAAGACAAAGCAGCTGGTAGTCGAGTAAGGTCAAGTACCACAAAGCTAAGACATTCTTGAGAAAAATGAAGCGTTGAACCTGAAACAACGCAGCATGCCTAGTTGAACTCGAAACAGGCTTAAATGCGTCTTTTGGTACAAGCTGAGTAGGGCAGCAGTACTCAGAAACTCTAAGAAGAGGCAAAGATCCTAACCATATTATACAAACGAAAAGAATAAAATGTTTTATacaaagattttaaaaaaaattacaattgtTATTTTTGTACAAATATAAGTGCTCAAATTTAAGTTAATTTATTTCCCCGTAACAAATGGAATTTGTAAATGACATTTTCAAATTTCAACCAAGCGTTTGGTTTGAATTTTAAAACGAACGATACCTCATGAAATTGAATATATGTTTGATcacattaatattttatttaagttactcaaataaaatatatgtctcgCAAAATTAATATATACGATTGTTTCACAAGAATTTTTGTGATATTTTTCTCACTTTTGGATATAATATTTGTGGATTATGAAAACtttatatctatactatatacTGAATTATTAACTTATCCAAGTTGTTTTACAATTTTatcttttataatatttttaaattaattttgttaGTGTgagtttattttatatattttcaatttttttggattttttttctcTAACTTGCgtctaatttattttaaagttcaaaatgtttcaataaattttatattaattaacaatatcatattataaaaaaacaatgtatattttttacacaaaaatttaaaaaaaatattaatatgacgTGTCATGCCACGAAACAGTGGGATTTCTAAACTGTGGTAGAGATACTTTGTCCCCACCCCCAGTCGGCCCAAAACATGGCCACTCAAATCATCAGAACGCTCCGCCACAAAACCACCGGTGCCAGTTTCCTCTTCCTCTTCCGCGCCAAAACCACCTCAGCGCAGTATGTAGCCTCGAGGCACCGAGACCCCACCTTCGAGAAGCTCATGGACAATTACAAGAATCTACTCAAAGTAGTGTCCATACAAGACCTCATTCTCTCCTCAACCTCTGCCCCGCCCTCCGTCTCCCTTGACTTCCTCTGCCGCCTCTCCCAATCCCTCCATCTCAATCGCGGCCCTGCAGCTTTCCTCCGAAAATATCCCCACATCTTCCGCATTTTCAACCACCCCACAAAGCTCCAACCTTTCTGCACTCTCACGCCTGCTGCGTTTCACCTCGTACGTCTAGAATCCGATTCCATTAAGAAATCAATGCCGCTTGCTGTCACCCGGTTGGTGAAGCTTCTATCCATGTCATTGACCAAAAGGCTGCCGCTTCGAGCCATTTTTAAGGTCTGGAGAGAACTGGGTCTCCCCGATGACTTTGAGGACTCCATCATTTCGACGAATTCTGACCTTTTTTCGCTTCAAGATGGTAATGAGATGAACACCCATGTCTTGATGCTTAATGCACATAAGGTGCATGATGAATGTCTAGTTCCTGCTATTGAGAACTGGAGGCTTGTGGAGTGCTGTAAAGAGGACTGTCGTCTGGATAGGACTGAGTTGAAGCACAGTTTCAATCATGGATTTCCGCCCGGGATGCGATTGAAGAAGGATTTTAAGGCTAAAATTAAGGAATGGCAGAGGTTGCCTTATATCGGTCCTTATGAGGAAATGGGGGTCAAAGAAATGCAGAAGAGGGTAACTATTAGTAGGAGGATGAAAATGGAAAAGAGAGCTGTGGGAATTGTGCATGAATTCTTGAGCTTGACTTTGGAGAAGATGGTGGAAGTGGAGAAGATCAGCCATTTTAGGAAGTGGTTTGGaattgatttgaatatgagggaTTTGTTCCTTGATCATCCCGGGATTTTCTATCTGTCGACCAAAGGTAAAAGGCATACAGTGTTCTTGAGGGAGGCGTATGAGAGGGGATGCTTGATCGAGCCAAACCCTGTCTATGATATTCGAAGGAAACTTCTTGATCTTGTTGCTCGGGGGCGTCGTGGATGGAATGAAAACGATCACGAGTCAAACAGTGTGGAGTTTGGAGAAGGGGCTGGGGTGGAAGAAATGAACCATGATTCACGGTGATAAAATGGAATAAACTTAGCAAGAAAATCAATTCTCTTGTGTAGAAGCTGAATCTTGTGCGAAACATTTTCCACATAGCAAATTGTGTGCTAAAGTTAGCTAGAAATCGGGAATGCACATGAGTTATCAATCTGGAAAAACATGTATCGTGTTTCTTGCAGGTTGTGATTTCAGTTGTAGCTTAAACATTTATGCGATGGAAGTAAGAGGTAACTATGTTTCTACTTATATCGCCTTCCTGATCACGTTAGTCTTTTAAGTAAGGAATTGAAGTTTATGGATGATACTTTGTAACGAAAAAAGGATGATAGAAGGCCAATTGGAGACGAACCAAATTGTAATGAGTAACCTTTGTTCAACATATCCCAAATAGCAGTAGCCATATTTTCGATTAGAGTAGCTTAAAGTCGGTGGTTCACACAGTTTAGGACACTGGATCCCTGAAAAgaaattttggataattgttGCCAAGAGCTTGTGCAAGCCATCTTATCTTTTGTTCGAATCATTCAcagattttgaaattttgatctTCCTGAGACATTCTTGCGCTTTCATAAGAACTCCACCAGCCTTGCTTCTCCTTTTATTGCAGTCATAATTGTTAATGTCATCATCGTTATCTGATGATCTCTTTTTCTTTCTGCAGCTCTTCAATGATGACTCTGTATACAAAAAGTAAACAAGAAAATCAACTCATATTATAGAATAATTCAAAGACGACGAAGGAGAAAGAGAGAGATTACAAGCAGTGGTGGGGGGAGAGCGAACCAGGAGATGGAGAAGTTAAATTAAGCAGCATAGATTGAGAACAAAATCTGAGATTAAAGGCTACAGTGTTCATTTTGAGGTAGTGAAACTTGCTTGGGTATTGAGTTTCTAAGATTTCCAAttctcccttgctgcatctaaaACTGCCCTCTTGCAGTATCTCGCATTTCAGGATGTTCTCTCACACCGTATCTTAATCAAAAGCATATTTCCTAGACAAATGTTTGTAACTTAACTTCACTCCCACGTGACCATTATACTCCAGTTTTGTCAAAAGATGCGCCACGCCATTAATGCTCGTCTCTCAGAAATGTAGTTTCGGAGTGCACCTTTCGGCCAAAACGAACCAGCATTTTTAAAAAGCGTCACATACAACCGCAACTTGGATCTGAAACTGTTGAAAAGTTCGCTTATTGAGTCGTTTTCAAGTACCGAGtactttttctttcaaaataaaaaagtaaCGAGTATTCTTAGGCCAACAAATATCATTTCTTAGTTTCCGTCCCTAAGGTTTTAAAGCTCTCAACTTTTGGTATTTCATATCATATTGTACAAGAAATAGCTAGCATCCAACACATCCACAAGAAAGATGTATCTTCAACAAAATTTGCACATCCCATTGTACCGTGGTTTAAATATGTTACAGCACTTTCGGTTCACAAAAACCCACtggataaaatttatattttcagtACGACACAACTTAAATATCTAGGTAATAGTACAatgtaaatttatatttatgtaACCGTGAAATCGCAAGGGAAACCTGTGGATACAAAATACATGAAAGCTGAAGCACAGGGAACTGATTTAATCAGCTGCCTTTCCCAAGACAGCAAACTAATTACCCAAGAAAGTGTCAACCCTTGCATTATTTTTTCTtgacaaaaacttcatacaaATCGGAGGCTTTACACCAGCCAAAGCTAAGATTGAACTGGGCAATGTCCAAATTCCATCTCCACATATCAATCCCGACGCCACTGCTGGTCCAAAGGCTAATGCCTTAGCCTTATCCACAGTCTCCCAGATGAAAAGAATCAAGCTCCCCACACACATATCAATGGTAAAATATGGTCCAAGATAGAAAGGAATCGCCATAGCCATTGGGATAGGAATAAACCTAGCCCATTTCGGCCCTACAATGTCTCTTAAGCCGTTGATGACTACAGCTCCTATAAAGAAAACGTAACAAAGCGTGAGACAGTGCTTCGGCAGGGATGAAAACCCCTCAACTCCCAAGATAGCGATGCCACGGAAGATAGTCGCGTTCGGTGCTGGATATTGTGAGCCAAAGGTGCCCAGGTCGGGGAACGCCTTGTAGAATATCCAAAACACGCATGGTGCAACGATACAACCAATAGCAGTCCCAATCACCTGGCTCACAAACATGGACCTGGGAGAGGCGAGAGTCATGTATCCGGTCTTAAAATCTTGTGTGAGGTCTGATGCAGTGGAGACTATATTCATCATGACTCCAGAAGCAGCTAGGCCGGCAAGAACTCCCCCATGGGAGGCTCCAGCCCATGCCCCAATAACGAATATGGCCAACTTTCCATAGGTCGATACTAGAGACCAATCGGTGAGTCCAGTTCCGTACGCATTGCAAAAAGCTAATGTCGGTGCAAATATATACATGACAACTATATAGTACCATTTGAGAGGATGGAAAATGTGTGGAAGAGTTGCCGTAGAGATCATGGCAAAAATGGTGTATCCAGAAATGGCGACCCATGTGGGAATTTTGTCCTTGAGGAAAAGTCGGGTCCGACGTTCATCATCATAGGATACTGAAGGAGTATTTGGAGGAGATGAATTGGAACCAACTGGGATAGCTGAGCCTGTATTTTTATCACGGATTTGATGGTACAACCCAAGTAAAGTACTTCCTAGGACCTTGACGAAGTTGTACAGGCCATCACCTAGGATCATGGCTATGGCAATGAAGACCTGTGAAAGAATCACAAAAGGTTTTATATATATAGGTCATCCAAACGTTCCAAGATTTAGTTTAGTGTATCTAACATACCCGGTAACCTTGAATGCCATGGAGATTACCAGACGGCAATGTTGCTGAGTACCAATCACCTTTCCTTTTCTCTATGAGGGGCCACATTATACCCCACGAGAGAATGGCTCCGACTAGTAAAGATATATTGATCAAATACGGACATATCATTCCGACACCAACATATGTTGCTGAGAAATCGAAGTAGAACCTGGTTTTTTATCAACAAAATTAGAAGGCTTAAACTAATACCGAGGACAAAAAGATTGCAAATTTAACTACATGATGTTAGTCAATATTGGCCATCTTTACTTGTTATGGTAGGCTTTAAGACCGAAAGTTGGAAATTCAACGAATCCGCAGCCATCTCCCGCAGTGAAAAACCATTGAAAGAAGCCCCACAAGAAGCTGAAAGTGAAGAATTTCCCCAAGGATCTTACTTTTTTCCTGGAGGCAAGCAATGCAGTTTAAATTTTGAAGACTTGTGCATTCAAATACTATTTTCCAAACAAGGTTTATGGTGAGAGTATGATGGAGCTCACTTTGCTAACTTGGCTCCCTGAGGAGTGTGGAAGCTGTTGATTAAATGACCAGTAGCCGTCCCACTTGGGTATGTCAGTTTGAAGTCTATGATCATGATCTGAAAACCATTTAAAACATAGATTCAGATTCTGCATGAGTTCaaaattaagtggaaaaattgAAAGCGTTATACATCTCTACAGGACGCGTATGGgagagtttgtccccaaaaaCTGGTCTCAGTTTGAAGAATCCCTCACAATTTGTTGGGGAATGACATAGGACATGTAACAGCTGTAACATCAACAAATATTAGACATTCATAGGTTTATTATTTGGCTATTGGCACATGGGAAATTACTCACTCGGGATCAGCAGAGTTATGTTATTGACAATACATATTAGCTTTGTAAAGTGACCGACGAAACATCGGATCATTGTTCTTTCAATGCAAAATGTCGGTAAATATTTGGAACTCTTTGCGTGAATGGTTGGGTATGCAGAAGAACATGGGCTCTGTTACTGCAATTGCCCGAGACTTTCAGAGGAGTATACAGTGGTGGATCCAATCTAACAAAAATGAGAGTTATAGCATTGGCAGCATGTGTGTATCATGTGTGTAATATAAGATTCAGAGCTTTGTTTGAAGGCGAATCACCGGACATTTCAAGTACTGTTATGAAAATCGAGGTACTTACATCACGTTGGAATTATTGCAATGACATATTTGTTTGATTTTATATCTCTTGGTTGATACTCGAATCATGTTCGATTCCAGAGTATGCCCTATGTAGTTGTATTGAGTCCCGAGGTATGCCTCGTATGTACGTGCTGGATCATGGTGCAATTTGAGGTTCACTAGCTACCCCATTGGGCGTTCCTTGTTATGATGTTCGTGTGTGAATGTATAGTTTTTGTTGTGTTGACTTGCTCCTACTGTCCTGACATGAGCTATCTGACCAGGGGAAAGCAGACTAGCCTATGTTCTTGATCTCAGTTTACTGGAAGTGTGGAGTTGTGCTGTGATTTTAAGGATTTACAAACCTGCTGCCACTTAGATTGTCATGTTGATGTGTCATCATCATAGTTGTCAAGGGCACAAGGCGCACCGAGGCGCACAAGGGCTCTGGAGCCTGAGGCGAAGGCGCAAGGCGAGGCGCGCGCCTTACCGAAGCAAGGCGcacatttttaattttttttaaaaatatatttatcttagaataatatattaaaatatgaaataattaagtcacaatgtcacacaaaacaacaaataattaataagtTCATAACAATAAGTAACACAATTAAAATTCTTCAATCATCCTTAGAAGTTACGTTTGGGGTTGGTTTGGGCTTTTACATTTTAAGTtactattaaaaaaaaacagagaaGTGCATTTCGAATGCAGTTCtgattgttttttaaaaaagcaCTCGGGTGCCTAGCGCCCCGAGAGCCTTTCAGGCGACCGAGGCGAGCGCCTGCGAGCTTGTGAATTTGCGCCTGGATAGGCACACCATGCGCATCTCGCTCAGGTCGAGAACGCTCAGCCTTGACACTCATTACCTGATTTGATATTTGGTTAGGATATTAAGCTTGCTTTTGATTTTATTGTTAGTCAGCAATGCGTTGTCATTTTTTTTAGGACGTCTAGTGTACTCGtaaaaactttattttcttttcaatgaaatcattttattgaaaaaaagaaaaaaagtatGGAGTTGGAGAGAACGTGCAGACCTTACGGAGTGGCACCACAGAAAAGAGTCCCAGAAAGCTAACCACAAAAAGGAATCCAATCATCCATGTGAGGGCTGGATTCTTGGTATTTTGTGAGTCATTAGCTTCAGTAGAAGTTTTGGCAATAGCTTCACTCATACCCAACAGATAGCTTCCAAAGCCTCCTGTACAAATTTAATTGATAGAAGTTAGTTCATTCAGAAGCTGCAAAACAATGAACATTctgatatataataattattattataataataataaataaataaatgtctcTAAAGAATGTCCGAGATAGTGGAATAGACGGACATTTGATAATTGTTAGTAATTCGATTTTCCCAAGCAACACATTCTCTAACGAACGTGTCATACATATCTTGCACAGTATAATTTATCTAGCTAACGTTTGCAAATTCCcaagatataaaaaataaataaaaataatactaccCTCTTCAAATATAAATgccacattttttaaaaaaataaattaaaaaattctgtgtaaatttttgtttttaataatttttaaatttgtgTAAAAATGTGTGCCTAAACAGTAAATATTCAGAACGAGAgagcaataaaaaaaaatattcgcgAAGGAGAGATTCTATGACAATCATGGCAAAAAGAATCGACTTTGGAGTTATCCGAAGCCTACAAATTGGACTTGTCACAATACAGGGGTTGTAATCATCtttaaattcaattttgaaaatcCATATCCAGAAGGAATATTCAATGGGAAAAATTAATGTGAATCAACGATGGTATGTTAGTCATTTTggattttgatttttaaatcatcaaattttagttttaatcatgtttttttttttgtatttttagtTTTCATTAGACACATCAGAAAAAATACTCaaattgtcaaaaaaaaaaaaaaaccatccaatggattaaaattaaaatttgacaaaaaatatgaataaaattgcaatgaaaacaaaattatttttatcatgCTAAATTAATTGTTTTTCCTAAGAAGAGATGGCTAAATTATAAGTTAACTCCATTATTGTGCGTCAACTAAAAAAGTCTTCCAACTAGGCATTCGTTTGTGATTGTTACACGCCGATGAAATAACATTGAAACctctaaatttatttatctttCATACGCACAAAattctaaaaatatatatatatatatactaaagCATATATTTTCTCAATTTTGCAAAAATTTTAGAGCAACAACGGAAAATCATCCTAGAAAGATTTAGTGCGAGTGAGTTTAACAGTGTAAGGATCAGTACCGCTGAAGGCTATGCCAGAGGAAGCTACAACACAGGTCTGAATCACAGTATTCTCCTGCCTCGTAAATGGCTGCTTGAGGAGTCCATATTTCTCCAGAAACTTGGTCCAAATTTTCACGAAGAAGAACCCCAAAAGCCCCGCCGATACATTGAGCGAAGGGATGATTCCTGTGGTCAGATTCAGCTTCATCACTATGAATGTGAAGAGAACACTCAGAACAAAGCTCGCAAAGAAGGCCCTGAAGGTGAGCTGCTTCTGCCATGGCGGTACCTCTTTGCTCTCGAACGACTTCTCTACTGACTGATCCTCTTCTTTTTCCACGGTTTCTTCGCCGTGATCATCGGCGCAGACGATATCATGGGCTTTTTCGGGCTTCCGATTGTTGATGCTCGTGGAATTATGATCCATTTGAGTGTGTGGATCGATCTTTTTGTTTGTGTTGTAGAGATGATATGTTATCTACGAGTTGTGGGTAACAGAGATGACTTCAtctatatatattgatatgacAATGGCATATTATGTTGAATTATTGCATATATGTATAATTCATGAAATATAGTTTTAGGATTAagtctcatgtaagaccgtcacacggatcataatctgtgagacgggtcaatcctactcatattcacaataaaaattaatattcttagcataaaaagtaatattttttcatggatgacccaaataagagattcgcctcacaaatacgacccgtaagaccgtctcacacaagtttttgcctagttttagattgggttttatttgagaccgtctcatggataccaatatgtgagacgggtcaaccctacccatattcacaataaaaagtaatactcttagcataaaaacttttactttttcatggataacccaaataagatatatgtctcacaaattcgactcgtgagatcgtctcacacaagtttttgt from the Primulina eburnea isolate SZY01 chromosome 3, ASM2296580v1, whole genome shotgun sequence genome contains:
- the LOC140826369 gene encoding protein ROOT PRIMORDIUM DEFECTIVE 1, giving the protein MATQIIRTLRHKTTGASFLFLFRAKTTSAQYVASRHRDPTFEKLMDNYKNLLKVVSIQDLILSSTSAPPSVSLDFLCRLSQSLHLNRGPAAFLRKYPHIFRIFNHPTKLQPFCTLTPAAFHLVRLESDSIKKSMPLAVTRLVKLLSMSLTKRLPLRAIFKVWRELGLPDDFEDSIISTNSDLFSLQDGNEMNTHVLMLNAHKVHDECLVPAIENWRLVECCKEDCRLDRTELKHSFNHGFPPGMRLKKDFKAKIKEWQRLPYIGPYEEMGVKEMQKRVTISRRMKMEKRAVGIVHEFLSLTLEKMVEVEKISHFRKWFGIDLNMRDLFLDHPGIFYLSTKGKRHTVFLREAYERGCLIEPNPVYDIRRKLLDLVARGRRGWNENDHESNSVEFGEGAGVEEMNHDSR
- the LOC140826367 gene encoding probable metal-nicotianamine transporter YSL7 yields the protein MDHNSTSINNRKPEKAHDIVCADDHGEETVEKEEDQSVEKSFESKEVPPWQKQLTFRAFFASFVLSVLFTFIVMKLNLTTGIIPSLNVSAGLLGFFFVKIWTKFLEKYGLLKQPFTRQENTVIQTCVVASSGIAFSGGFGSYLLGMSEAIAKTSTEANDSQNTKNPALTWMIGFLFVVSFLGLFSVVPLRKIMIIDFKLTYPSGTATGHLINSFHTPQGAKLAKKKVRSLGKFFTFSFLWGFFQWFFTAGDGCGFVEFPTFGLKAYHNKFYFDFSATYVGVGMICPYLINISLLVGAILSWGIMWPLIEKRKGDWYSATLPSGNLHGIQGYRVFIAIAMILGDGLYNFVKVLGSTLLGLYHQIRDKNTGSAIPVGSNSSPPNTPSVSYDDERRTRLFLKDKIPTWVAISGYTIFAMISTATLPHIFHPLKWYYIVVMYIFAPTLAFCNAYGTGLTDWSLVSTYGKLAIFVIGAWAGASHGGVLAGLAASGVMMNIVSTASDLTQDFKTGYMTLASPRSMFVSQVIGTAIGCIVAPCVFWIFYKAFPDLGTFGSQYPAPNATIFRGIAILGVEGFSSLPKHCLTLCYVFFIGAVVINGLRDIVGPKWARFIPIPMAMAIPFYLGPYFTIDMCVGSLILFIWETVDKAKALAFGPAVASGLICGDGIWTLPSSILALAGVKPPICMKFLSRKNNARVDTFLGN